In a genomic window of Bemisia tabaci chromosome 1, PGI_BMITA_v3:
- the LOC109039715 gene encoding uncharacterized protein yields MSSEHDEIRQQVVELEDGDESSNAAPDEDCSIANARGSITKTEFKWNEKSVRVLLMLRFQRDEEFNRPSCRKIKLWEQVAKEMQNNGFIVNGHSCDSKYRNLLATYRKNKIKQQTSDESVVISWEFFEFMDEHLGPKFDETSESFEYAIQATPSAVESDYEGRYFLTSATPSKKPRLNSVQYTSVEDERKMSIQEYFFEKLQFDKTCYKDDQRRKNRRIELQERKIKIAEKQLELEIKKVEALTALASAISNLKTIVP; encoded by the exons ATGAGCAGCGAGCATGATGAAATCAGGCAGCAAGTCGTTGAGCTTGAAGATGGAGACGAATCCAGCAACGCTGCTCCGGATGAGGACTGTTCCATCGCAA ATGCACGTGGATCTATTACGAAGACCGAATTCAAATGGAATGAAAAATCCGTCAGAGTCCTCTTAATGTTGAGATTTCAACGGGATGAAGAGTTCAACCGACCGTCTTGTAGAAAAATTAAGTTGTGGGAACAAGTTGCTAAAGAAATGCAAAATAATGGATTCATTGTCAATGGTCATTCATGTGATAGTAAATATAGAAACCTATTAGCCACTTACCGAAAGAATAAAATCAAGCAGCAGACAAGTGATGAGTCCGTCGTCATTTCATGGGAGTTCTTTGAATTTATGGACGAACATCTGGGCCCCAAATTTGATGAAACATCTGAATCTTTTGAGTATGCCATTCAAGCTACTCCCTCAGCAGTCGAATCTGACTATGAAGGAAG ATATTTTTTAACTTCAGCAACCCCATCTAAAAAACCGCGACTCAACAGTGTGCAATACACCTCAGTGGAAGACGAAAGGAAGATGTCcattcaagagtatttctttGAAAAGCTCCAGTTTGACAAGACTTGTTACAAGGATgaccagagaagaaaaaatcggagaatTGAACTTCaggagagaaaaatcaagattGCAGAGAAACAACTTGAGTTGGAAATTAAGAAAGTTGAAGCTTTAACAGCTCTAGCAAGTGCTATTTCCAATCTAAAGACTATCGTTCCTTAA
- the Pms2 gene encoding mismatch repair endonuclease PMS2 isoform X1, whose product MSKTIKAIDREAVHRICSGQVVLNLATAVKELVENSLDAGATTVEVRLREYGSDLIEVSDNGSGVLSDNFQGLTAKHHTSKLLDFSDLVNVETFGFRGEALSSLCALSNVTIITRHESSETGSKLVFDQHGNITSTSPTSRQVGTTVIVEKLFKALPVRQKEFHRNLKREYCKMIQLLNAYGLISTNVRLSCTNQTKKGSRSVVLSTHGCKTVKENIACIFGSKQLNSLLDLKKVLPGNETLAELKVKEEEADKFNFEGIISSCAHGQGRSSGDRQFFYINNRPCEPSKIVKCVNEVYHSFNLHQTPFVFLNITAARHSVDVNVTPDKRQIFLDHEKLLLATIKASLMSLYEKIPSTFQVNNSFKFAPSESTLNLSSESPTTNVRSPSKTSSLEKWRHSSHMGVSELPTNKCKPENKFSQPSKRMKFDEEFVSAELTNTSLEKHENGEQTKGASHNLGLESQDSACSSQSSFSVIKTENIEESQETLGNCRLFNQGSACNSLSERSFSQLSDVSTPTETSIKKVPEMSVEIIDRSTSLSKTESSCISSNQPASEDDFESFTLISQESSLSVKILDPSSPRSRQSKSEVSLAYHEGISARISGHENRSEPTESSGTITESTEIEETCSESEGEKVEIYEEDRGRIRQQQIVVSAAIRNSADSRTTVMINNVSVKSIKETIEQFKLEESNQGKNSVTNKFHATIDPSKNDQAENELRREISKDSFSKMEIIGQFNLGFIIVQLGTDLFIIDQHATDEKYNFETLQLNTTISNQILVSPLTLELTAANESLLLDNMEIFKKNGFEFIVDEKADPMKKVKLTAIPISQNWHFGKDDIDELLFMLQDSPGALCRPSRVRAMFASRACRMSVMIGTALSFSEMKRLVTHMGEIEQPWNCPHGRPTMRHLVNLALLC is encoded by the exons ATGTCAAAGACAATTAAAGCAATTGACAGAGAAGCTGTGCACCGCATTTGCTCAGGGCAG GTCGTTTTAAATCTGGCAACTGCTGTCAAAGAACTCGTAGAGAACAGTTTAGATGCAGGGGCAACAACTGTAGAGGTCCGACTCAGGGAGTATGGCAGTGATCTCATTGAGGTATCTGACAATGGAAGTGGAGTGCTCTCTGATAACTTCCAAGGATTAA CTGCAAAACATCATACCTCAAAACTTCTGGACTTCTCTGACTTGGTGAATGTTGAAACTTTTGGCTTCCGTGGTGAAGCCCTGAGCTCTTTATGCGCGTTGAGTAATGTCACAATCATAACCAGACATGAATCTTCAGAGACTGGAAGTAAATTAGTATTTGACCAACATGGAAATATTACAAGTACCTCTCCAACTTCTCGACAG GTTGGAACAACAGTAATTgtggaaaaattattcaaagcaCTTCCGGTCAGGCAAAAAGAGTTTCATCGTAATTTGAAAAGAGAATATTGCAAGATGATTCAACTTTTAAATGCGTATGGATTAATTTCAACAAACGTAAG ACTTAGCTGCACCAATCAGACCAAAAAAGGAAGCAGATCTGTGGTATTGTCGACACATGGCTGTAAAACTGTCAAAGAAAATATTGCATGTATTTTTGGGTCGAAACAG TTGAACAGCCTTCTAGATTTAAAAAAGGTTTTGCCAGGTAACGAAACGTTAGCAGAACTGAAAGTGAAGGAAGAGGAGGCTGATAAATTCAACTTTGAAGGCATTATATCTAGTTGTGCTCATGGCCAAGGAAGAAGCTCTGGTGatcgtcaatttttttacatcaacAATCGACCGTGCGAGCCCTCCAAA ATCGTCAAATGTGTGAATGAAGTTTATCATTCTTTCAATTTGCATCAAACACCATTTGTGTTTTTAAACATCACTGCAGCAAGACATTCGGTTGATGTGAATGTAACCCCGGATAAAagacaaattttcttggatcatGAGAAACTACTTCTTGCAACAATCAAG GCATCTTTAATGAGTTTGTATGAAAAAATACCCTCCACATTCCAAGTCAacaatagttttaaatttgcaCCATCAGAATCCACACTTAATCTGTCATCAGAGAGTCCAACAACTAATGTAAGATCTCCCTCGAAAACTTCATCCTTGGAGAAATGGAGACATTCAAGTCATATGGGGGTTTCAGAACTCCCTACCAACAAATGTAAACCTGAGAATAAGTTTAGTCAGCCTTCAAAAC GGATGAAATTTGATGAAGAATTTGTCTCAGCAGAGTTAACTAACACTAGCCtcgaaaaacatgaaaatggaGAACAAACGAAAGGAGCCTCTCACAATCTTGGGCTGGAGAGTCAAGACTCAGCTTGTAGCAGCCAATCTTCTTTTAGTGTAATTAAAACCGAAAATATAGAAGAATCACAGGAAACCCTCGGAAATTGCAGACTGTTTAATCAAGGATCAGCCTGTAACAGTTTATCAGAAAGAAGCTTTTCTCAGTTAAGTGATGTTTCCACTCCCACCGAGACATCTATAAAAAAAGTGCCTGAAATGTCTGTAGAAATTATCGATAGAAGTACATCTCTAAGTAAGACTGAAAGTTCATGCATCTCTAGCAATCAACCTGCAAGTGAGGATGATTTTGAGTCATTTACTTTGATTTCTCAAGAAAGTTCTCTATCAGTTAAAATATTAGATCCCAGCTCTCCAAGGTCGAGACAATCAAAATCTGAAGTTTCACTTGCTTACCATGAAGGAATATCCGCAAGGATCTCAGGGCATGAAAACAGATCTGAACCAACTGAATCATCGGGAACCATTACAGAGTCTACAGAAATTGAAGAGACCTGCTCTGAATCCGAGggagaaaaagttgaaatttatgagGAAGATAGAGGAAGAATTCGTCAGCAGCAAATAGTCGTTTCCGCGGCAATACGGAACAGTGCCGACTCCAGGACCACCGTGATGATCAATAATGTTAGTGTTAAAAGCATTAAAGAAACCATAGAGCAATTTAAGCTTGAAGAAAGTAATCAGGGCAAGAATTCTGTCACAAACAAATTCCATGCCACGATTGATCCCTCTAAAAATGACCAAGCCGAAAACGAATTGAGGCGGGAGATATCCAAAGACTCCTTTTCAAAA ATGGAAATTATTGGGCAGTTTAATCTTGGCTTTATCATCGTTCAACTCGGAACTGATTTGTTTATAATTGATCAACATGCTACagatgaaaaatacaattttgagaCGCTGCAATTGAACACAACTATATCCAATCAGATACTAGTCTCTCCACTGACATTAGAACTTACAGCTGCCAATGAATCCTTGCTGTTGGATAACATggagatatttaaaaaaaatggattcgAATTCATTGTAGATGAGAAAG CTGACCCAATGAAGAAAGTGAAGCTCACAGCCATTCCAATAAGCCAAAACTGGCATTTTGGTAAAGATGATATAGATGAATTGCTTTTTATGCTACAG GATTCTCCAGGTGCACTGTGCCGGCCATCCAGGGTGCGAGCGATGTTTGCATCCCGTGCATGCAGAATGTCTGTAATGATTGGAACAGCTCTaagtttttcagaaatgaaaagaCTTGTCACTCACATGGGTGAAATTGAACAACCCTGG aactgCCCTCACGGACGACCCACTATGAGGCACTTGGTCAATCTTGCTCTCCTGTGCTAA
- the Pms2 gene encoding mismatch repair endonuclease PMS2 isoform X2 has product MSKTIKAIDREAVHRICSGQVVLNLATAVKELVENSLDAGATTVEVRLREYGSDLIEVSDNGSGVLSDNFQGLTAKHHTSKLLDFSDLVNVETFGFRGEALSSLCALSNVTIITRHESSETGSKLVFDQHGNITSTSPTSRQVGTTVIVEKLFKALPVRQKEFHRNLKREYCKMIQLLNAYGLISTNVRLSCTNQTKKGSRSVVLSTHGCKTVKENIACIFGSKQLNSLLDLKKVLPGNETLAELKVKEEEADKFNFEGIISSCAHGQGRSSGDRQFFYINNRPCEPSKIVKCVNEVYHSFNLHQTPFVFLNITAARHSVDVNVTPDKRQIFLDHEKLLLATIKASLMSLYEKIPSTFQVNNSFKFAPSESTLNLSSESPTTNVRSPSKTSSLEKWRHSSHMGVSELPTNKCKPENKFSQPSKRMKFDEEFVSAELTNTSLEKHENGEQTKGASHNLGLESQDSACSSQSSFSVIKTENIEESQETLGNCRLFNQGSACNSLSERSFSQLSDVSTPTETSIKKVPEMSVEIIDRSTSLSKTESSCISSNQPASEDDFESFTLISQESSLSVKILDPSSPRSRQSKSEVSLAYHEGISARISGHENRSEPTESSGTITESTEIEETCSESEGEKVEIYEEDRGRIRQQQIVVSAAIRNSADSRTTVMINNVSVKSIKETIEQFKLEESNQGKNSVTNKFHATIDPSKNDQAENELRREISKDSFSKMEIIGQFNLGFIIVQLGTDLFIIDQHATDEKYNFETLQLNTTISNQILVSPLTLELTAANESLLLDNMEIFKKNGFEFIVDEKGFSRCTVPAIQGASDVCIPCMQNVCNDWNSSKFFRNEKTCHSHG; this is encoded by the exons ATGTCAAAGACAATTAAAGCAATTGACAGAGAAGCTGTGCACCGCATTTGCTCAGGGCAG GTCGTTTTAAATCTGGCAACTGCTGTCAAAGAACTCGTAGAGAACAGTTTAGATGCAGGGGCAACAACTGTAGAGGTCCGACTCAGGGAGTATGGCAGTGATCTCATTGAGGTATCTGACAATGGAAGTGGAGTGCTCTCTGATAACTTCCAAGGATTAA CTGCAAAACATCATACCTCAAAACTTCTGGACTTCTCTGACTTGGTGAATGTTGAAACTTTTGGCTTCCGTGGTGAAGCCCTGAGCTCTTTATGCGCGTTGAGTAATGTCACAATCATAACCAGACATGAATCTTCAGAGACTGGAAGTAAATTAGTATTTGACCAACATGGAAATATTACAAGTACCTCTCCAACTTCTCGACAG GTTGGAACAACAGTAATTgtggaaaaattattcaaagcaCTTCCGGTCAGGCAAAAAGAGTTTCATCGTAATTTGAAAAGAGAATATTGCAAGATGATTCAACTTTTAAATGCGTATGGATTAATTTCAACAAACGTAAG ACTTAGCTGCACCAATCAGACCAAAAAAGGAAGCAGATCTGTGGTATTGTCGACACATGGCTGTAAAACTGTCAAAGAAAATATTGCATGTATTTTTGGGTCGAAACAG TTGAACAGCCTTCTAGATTTAAAAAAGGTTTTGCCAGGTAACGAAACGTTAGCAGAACTGAAAGTGAAGGAAGAGGAGGCTGATAAATTCAACTTTGAAGGCATTATATCTAGTTGTGCTCATGGCCAAGGAAGAAGCTCTGGTGatcgtcaatttttttacatcaacAATCGACCGTGCGAGCCCTCCAAA ATCGTCAAATGTGTGAATGAAGTTTATCATTCTTTCAATTTGCATCAAACACCATTTGTGTTTTTAAACATCACTGCAGCAAGACATTCGGTTGATGTGAATGTAACCCCGGATAAAagacaaattttcttggatcatGAGAAACTACTTCTTGCAACAATCAAG GCATCTTTAATGAGTTTGTATGAAAAAATACCCTCCACATTCCAAGTCAacaatagttttaaatttgcaCCATCAGAATCCACACTTAATCTGTCATCAGAGAGTCCAACAACTAATGTAAGATCTCCCTCGAAAACTTCATCCTTGGAGAAATGGAGACATTCAAGTCATATGGGGGTTTCAGAACTCCCTACCAACAAATGTAAACCTGAGAATAAGTTTAGTCAGCCTTCAAAAC GGATGAAATTTGATGAAGAATTTGTCTCAGCAGAGTTAACTAACACTAGCCtcgaaaaacatgaaaatggaGAACAAACGAAAGGAGCCTCTCACAATCTTGGGCTGGAGAGTCAAGACTCAGCTTGTAGCAGCCAATCTTCTTTTAGTGTAATTAAAACCGAAAATATAGAAGAATCACAGGAAACCCTCGGAAATTGCAGACTGTTTAATCAAGGATCAGCCTGTAACAGTTTATCAGAAAGAAGCTTTTCTCAGTTAAGTGATGTTTCCACTCCCACCGAGACATCTATAAAAAAAGTGCCTGAAATGTCTGTAGAAATTATCGATAGAAGTACATCTCTAAGTAAGACTGAAAGTTCATGCATCTCTAGCAATCAACCTGCAAGTGAGGATGATTTTGAGTCATTTACTTTGATTTCTCAAGAAAGTTCTCTATCAGTTAAAATATTAGATCCCAGCTCTCCAAGGTCGAGACAATCAAAATCTGAAGTTTCACTTGCTTACCATGAAGGAATATCCGCAAGGATCTCAGGGCATGAAAACAGATCTGAACCAACTGAATCATCGGGAACCATTACAGAGTCTACAGAAATTGAAGAGACCTGCTCTGAATCCGAGggagaaaaagttgaaatttatgagGAAGATAGAGGAAGAATTCGTCAGCAGCAAATAGTCGTTTCCGCGGCAATACGGAACAGTGCCGACTCCAGGACCACCGTGATGATCAATAATGTTAGTGTTAAAAGCATTAAAGAAACCATAGAGCAATTTAAGCTTGAAGAAAGTAATCAGGGCAAGAATTCTGTCACAAACAAATTCCATGCCACGATTGATCCCTCTAAAAATGACCAAGCCGAAAACGAATTGAGGCGGGAGATATCCAAAGACTCCTTTTCAAAA ATGGAAATTATTGGGCAGTTTAATCTTGGCTTTATCATCGTTCAACTCGGAACTGATTTGTTTATAATTGATCAACATGCTACagatgaaaaatacaattttgagaCGCTGCAATTGAACACAACTATATCCAATCAGATACTAGTCTCTCCACTGACATTAGAACTTACAGCTGCCAATGAATCCTTGCTGTTGGATAACATggagatatttaaaaaaaatggattcgAATTCATTGTAGATGAGAAAG GATTCTCCAGGTGCACTGTGCCGGCCATCCAGGGTGCGAGCGATGTTTGCATCCCGTGCATGCAGAATGTCTGTAATGATTGGAACAGCTCTaagtttttcagaaatgaaaagaCTTGTCACTCACATGGGTGA